In one window of Spartinivicinus marinus DNA:
- a CDS encoding LysR family transcriptional regulator translates to MSIKALRALKAITETGSFAAAADQLGLTLSAVSLQIKTLEQQLNTSLFDRSGRNAKLNHNGQQVLARAEQILNLYNQLGYDLDDSEHFSGQYSLGAIHSVQIGPLAPILASLHKDHPNLQIKVRRGQSAELAKGIEKNQLDAALITEPITHYASNCSFTPYTEEPFYIVANQGATIADETKLLHQVPFIRFDKKAWAGAIIDEELMQRGIQVNEWMELDSMEAALRMVEYGLGITIMPLSRQRSQQLAKSFQLILFGTPPLKRSIGVYQKLNNSRAPVTKLVYELMVKHVIS, encoded by the coding sequence ATGTCCATCAAAGCGCTACGTGCCTTAAAAGCCATTACAGAAACTGGCAGCTTTGCTGCTGCAGCCGATCAGTTAGGGTTAACGCTGTCTGCTGTAAGCTTGCAAATTAAAACGCTTGAGCAACAACTCAATACTTCTTTATTTGATCGATCTGGTCGCAACGCGAAGCTCAATCACAATGGACAACAGGTGTTAGCTAGAGCTGAACAGATACTTAACCTATATAATCAGTTAGGTTACGACTTAGACGATAGTGAGCATTTTTCTGGGCAATATTCTCTTGGTGCAATTCACAGTGTACAAATTGGTCCTCTAGCTCCTATTTTGGCTAGCCTGCATAAAGACCACCCTAACCTGCAAATTAAAGTAAGAAGAGGCCAGTCAGCCGAGCTGGCGAAAGGGATTGAAAAAAACCAGCTTGATGCAGCCCTAATCACCGAACCTATTACTCATTATGCTTCTAACTGCTCTTTTACACCCTATACTGAAGAACCCTTCTATATTGTTGCGAATCAGGGTGCAACCATAGCCGATGAAACCAAGCTATTGCATCAAGTTCCCTTTATTCGCTTTGATAAAAAGGCCTGGGCGGGTGCCATTATTGATGAAGAGCTAATGCAGCGTGGAATTCAGGTTAACGAATGGATGGAACTTGATTCAATGGAGGCCGCCTTAAGAATGGTAGAGTATGGCTTAGGCATTACCATCATGCCATTAAGCAGGCAACGATCACAACAACTGGCTAAATCCTTTCAGCTAATCCTATTTGGTACTCCGCCTCTAAAGCGTTCTATTGGCGTTTACCAAAAACTCAACAATAGTCGTGCTCCCGTCACCAAGCTTGTGTATGAGCTGATGGTGAAGCATGTTATTAGTTGA